A stretch of the Sphingosinithalassobacter tenebrarum genome encodes the following:
- a CDS encoding terminase gpA endonuclease subunit, whose translation MTFHYGRFGDAAGAALRKNAVALNKAFAEGLQPPPRLTLSEWAPQWRWFPDDAPIPGRWRNETAPELVEIMDAMSIHDPCEAVSLMKCAQSGGSAVAENFLGYISDLAPNATLVVHPTFQAATAWNAEKLWPMIEATPRLSPDRGGTIRARGLADGSGSTTEKILFARSGGYILLAGANSSAGLRQRTVRFAIEDDLDDFPDDLEKQGSPEGMVDARLRVWASRGLAKRLKISTPRIKGASKIGRAYREGDPRRFYLQCPHCRSRFVPEWADLQWPDGEPELAHLVTPCCETPTEHWQKQEMKLPDGWLSLKIDGADVPRVLTEEAFQGWRARMRPSRKIGFHLPGIISTFLSWSEMASAFLAAQGDVNALKTWTNLIKGEEFELRNDAPDYEALMALREQDWGRGQMPIGPVVTTLGVDVQGDGLYLELVGWGPNKESWQLDARFLPGATDVAGQGAWADLDAYSKRGVTFPGGKTFPIDQECVDAGYHTEAAQAYCAKRARRLAVFGRAGWGLPVLGRGVAVRYEAQGHRAGAASRSADDKAHIVGVNGVKLSWYGYLRATLAAVNAAVSEGGDIKVPVGRVHLSRDTPEDWFEMAVAETITVKMVKGFPDRRWTVMPGRENHYLDCRVYNIAATEKLMLDTLGEADWSAHRAERYAAKDARQGDLLSGVGAAQVAAAAAPQPEPKKASPQSGYIERKDNYL comes from the coding sequence GTGACGTTTCACTATGGTCGCTTCGGCGATGCGGCGGGCGCGGCGTTGCGAAAGAATGCGGTGGCGCTGAACAAGGCGTTCGCGGAAGGATTGCAGCCGCCGCCGCGGCTGACGCTGAGCGAATGGGCGCCGCAATGGCGGTGGTTTCCCGACGACGCCCCGATTCCGGGGAGGTGGCGGAACGAAACCGCGCCGGAACTGGTCGAGATCATGGACGCGATGTCGATCCATGATCCGTGCGAAGCGGTATCGCTGATGAAGTGTGCCCAGTCGGGCGGTTCGGCTGTGGCTGAAAACTTTCTCGGCTATATCAGCGATCTGGCGCCGAATGCGACGCTGGTGGTGCACCCGACGTTTCAGGCCGCAACGGCGTGGAACGCGGAAAAGCTGTGGCCGATGATCGAAGCTACGCCCCGGCTGTCGCCCGATCGCGGCGGCACGATCCGCGCGCGCGGGCTGGCGGACGGCAGCGGATCGACAACCGAGAAAATCCTGTTCGCCCGCAGCGGCGGATACATATTGCTTGCCGGGGCGAACTCGTCGGCGGGTCTGCGCCAGCGCACGGTGCGCTTCGCGATCGAGGACGATCTGGACGATTTTCCCGACGATCTGGAGAAACAGGGCTCGCCGGAAGGCATGGTGGACGCGCGCTTGCGGGTGTGGGCATCGCGCGGACTGGCCAAGCGACTGAAGATTTCGACGCCGCGCATCAAGGGCGCGAGCAAGATCGGGCGGGCGTATCGCGAAGGCGATCCGCGCCGCTTCTACCTGCAGTGCCCGCACTGCCGATCGCGGTTCGTGCCCGAATGGGCGGACCTGCAATGGCCGGACGGCGAGCCGGAGCTGGCGCACCTGGTGACGCCGTGCTGCGAAACGCCGACCGAACATTGGCAGAAACAGGAAATGAAGCTGCCCGACGGGTGGCTCTCGCTGAAAATCGACGGCGCGGACGTTCCGCGCGTGCTGACCGAGGAAGCATTTCAGGGCTGGCGGGCGCGGATGCGGCCGAGCCGCAAGATCGGGTTTCACCTGCCCGGGATCATATCGACGTTCCTGAGCTGGTCGGAAATGGCGAGTGCGTTTCTTGCCGCGCAGGGCGATGTCAACGCGCTCAAGACGTGGACGAACCTGATCAAGGGCGAAGAATTCGAGCTGCGCAACGATGCGCCGGATTACGAAGCGCTGATGGCGCTGCGCGAACAGGATTGGGGCCGGGGGCAGATGCCGATCGGCCCGGTGGTGACGACGCTTGGCGTCGACGTGCAGGGCGACGGGCTCTATCTGGAGCTGGTCGGATGGGGGCCAAACAAGGAAAGCTGGCAGCTAGACGCTCGGTTTCTGCCGGGCGCGACCGATGTGGCGGGACAGGGGGCGTGGGCGGACCTGGACGCGTACAGCAAGCGCGGCGTGACGTTTCCGGGCGGCAAGACGTTCCCGATCGATCAGGAATGCGTCGACGCGGGCTATCACACCGAAGCGGCGCAAGCCTATTGCGCGAAGCGGGCGCGGCGACTGGCGGTGTTCGGGCGCGCGGGATGGGGCCTGCCGGTGCTGGGGCGCGGTGTCGCGGTGCGATACGAAGCACAGGGGCATCGTGCCGGCGCGGCGTCGCGCAGCGCGGACGACAAGGCGCATATTGTCGGCGTCAATGGCGTCAAGCTGAGCTGGTACGGATATCTGCGCGCGACGCTGGCGGCGGTGAACGCCGCGGTATCGGAAGGCGGCGACATCAAGGTTCCGGTGGGGCGGGTGCATCTGAGCCGTGACACGCCGGAAGACTGGTTCGAAATGGCGGTGGCGGAAACGATCACCGTCAAGATGGTGAAGGGGTTTCCCGATCGCCGGTGGACGGTGATGCCGGGCCGCGAAAACCATTATCTCGACTGCCGCGTCTATAACATCGCGGCGACCGAAAAGCTGATGCTCGACACGCTGGGCGAGGCCGACTGGTCGGCGCACCGGGCAGAGCGGTACGCCGCGAAGGATGCGCGGCAGGGCGATCTGCTGAGCGGGGTTGGTGCGGCTCAGGTGGCGGCAGCGGCGGCGCCGCAACCCGAGCCGAAAAAGGCGTCGCCGCAAAGCGGCTATATCGAACGAAAGGATAATTACCTGTGA
- a CDS encoding phage head-tail joining protein, whose protein sequence is MTTTADQIAGLEAALASGELTVESDGERVTYQSVPAMMQALDYLKRKEATEAAPAGGVRPRTTVAVFDPN, encoded by the coding sequence GTGACGACGACTGCCGATCAGATTGCCGGGTTGGAGGCGGCGCTTGCGAGCGGCGAGCTGACCGTGGAATCGGACGGCGAGCGCGTCACCTATCAGTCGGTTCCGGCGATGATGCAGGCGCTGGACTATCTGAAGCGCAAAGAAGCGACGGAGGCGGCGCCCGCCGGCGGTGTGCGTCCGCGCACCACGGTCGCCGTGTTCGATCCGAACTGA
- a CDS encoding phage portal protein, producing the protein MNISEGIDRAIGVVAPQWHARRAEARLRVAALDAGRAQLRGYDAAEASRANRGRVRRGGSADAVSDRAREPMSWVAHDLVRNNKYAAAAISQMVSMAWGDGIAAQAVHPVKRVQQRAQDALDRAAESRIDGFGDWFGFGKISVREMMVGGESLALWKSDGRLPNTGVVGMEGAQLDMSKTGQLRNGGKIVQGVEYDRDGMRVAYWLYEHHPQDITGGWEASKRVDAMHVDHLFERIRHGQTRGISWLAPVATTMRDIKDVEDARALREKIQNCLAIVLQSGPGDARSPMAIGEQDEAEGDKGRGPLEETIRPGMIARFQPGESATVVNPSPALGTVEFIRQQLAGVSANLAPYHLMTGDTTGANYTTLRAVMNGAYSRITDWQQNEIIPLLSRPMAERIMVRTAITQRDPRFLDVRFNWALPRRYMVDPIKDLAGEIMEIRAGLQTIRRSLGDRGLNVEEHFAELKAMNDLIDKLGLALDSDPRRVTDAGQLQQAVGWLAPKDGTVN; encoded by the coding sequence ATGAATATTTCGGAGGGAATCGACCGCGCGATCGGAGTGGTCGCGCCGCAATGGCATGCGCGCCGCGCCGAAGCGCGGTTGCGTGTCGCGGCGCTGGACGCGGGGCGGGCGCAGCTTCGCGGATATGATGCCGCTGAGGCGAGCCGGGCCAATCGCGGACGGGTTCGGCGCGGTGGTTCGGCCGATGCGGTGAGCGACCGCGCTCGCGAACCAATGAGCTGGGTTGCGCATGACCTGGTGCGCAACAACAAATATGCCGCAGCCGCGATCAGTCAGATGGTCAGCATGGCGTGGGGCGACGGCATCGCGGCGCAGGCCGTGCATCCGGTCAAGCGCGTCCAGCAGCGCGCTCAGGATGCGCTGGATCGCGCGGCGGAATCGCGGATCGACGGGTTCGGGGACTGGTTCGGCTTCGGCAAGATTTCGGTTCGCGAAATGATGGTCGGCGGCGAATCGCTGGCCTTGTGGAAATCGGACGGGCGGCTGCCGAATACGGGTGTGGTCGGCATGGAAGGCGCGCAGCTGGACATGTCGAAAACGGGCCAGTTGAGGAATGGCGGCAAGATCGTTCAGGGTGTCGAATATGACCGCGACGGGATGCGCGTCGCCTATTGGCTGTACGAACATCATCCGCAGGACATCACCGGGGGCTGGGAAGCGTCGAAGCGGGTCGATGCGATGCATGTCGACCACCTGTTCGAACGCATCCGCCACGGGCAGACGCGCGGCATTTCGTGGCTGGCTCCAGTCGCGACGACGATGCGCGACATCAAGGATGTCGAGGATGCCCGCGCGCTGCGCGAGAAGATCCAGAACTGTCTTGCCATCGTGCTGCAATCGGGGCCGGGGGATGCCCGTTCGCCGATGGCGATCGGCGAACAGGATGAAGCCGAAGGCGACAAAGGGCGCGGGCCGCTGGAGGAAACGATTCGTCCGGGGATGATCGCGCGGTTTCAGCCGGGCGAAAGCGCGACGGTAGTCAATCCGTCGCCGGCGCTGGGGACCGTGGAGTTCATTCGGCAGCAGCTGGCGGGCGTATCGGCCAATCTGGCGCCCTATCATCTGATGACGGGCGACACGACAGGCGCGAACTATACGACGCTGCGTGCGGTGATGAACGGGGCCTATTCGCGCATCACCGACTGGCAGCAGAATGAAATCATTCCGTTGCTCAGCCGCCCGATGGCGGAGCGGATCATGGTGCGCACGGCGATCACGCAGCGCGATCCGCGCTTTCTGGACGTGCGGTTCAATTGGGCGCTGCCCCGCCGGTACATGGTCGATCCGATCAAGGATCTGGCGGGCGAGATCATGGAAATCCGAGCCGGGCTGCAGACGATCCGCCGTTCGCTCGGCGATCGGGGTCTGAACGTCGAAGAGCATTTCGCCGAACTGAAGGCGATGAACGACCTGATCGACAAGCTGGGGCTCGCGCTGGACAGCGATCCGCGCCGGGTGACCGATGCGGGGCAGCTGCAGCAGGCGGTCGGGTGGCTGGCGCCGAAAGACGGCACGGTGAACTGA
- a CDS encoding prohead protease/major capsid protein fusion protein — protein MTNATTAEAPAAASLAGQPVEERLVQSEMATRPMVTQPASWDAEARTIDVTFTTGARGARFNWSRFEMIDEELATDDGAVRLDRMNNGAAVLNTHRQYDLENQIGVVVPGSARMENGEGIATVQLSGREELASIVADIGAGLIRNISVGYIVHTYEVTERDGARALYRATDWEPVEISFVPVPFDAGAQVRSNRETEQGGHPCTIRRTLPASQENDDMTTAPTQAASGDAAVENRSEQSGGAATQTAPQPPAQNPPAPPEHRQQSETVKRFSAGVAMRFMDMARPFGEGMEAKARLLIDQNERGEISVETAWERLGEASGEAQRAATGGISTGGRPIAVSGQNEQATRGLIVDAIVARCTGAQPGEGAREYMDYSLLDIARSRAGLSPRERDATMIMRAANTSSDFPLLLEAAANKLLLARYQLATPTYRAISRRKDLTDFKETKLLRVGDFPTLKPYQEDGEIKSGTINEGRETVILGSYGRILRLSRQAIVNDDMGAFDEVFATIGDVIAQFENATFFAMKGQNNGAGPKLSDGKAVFHADHGNLAASGGAIDVTTVGAGRAAMRKQENIDGNTMNVAPKFMLVGADEETNADKFLASVTPTQSSEVNPFSGKLTPVVDATVSGNAWELYADPAQLPVFHYGYLRSAPGPRVMMEEPFNVDGMAWRVTLDFYAGATDYRGAYRNPYTGS, from the coding sequence GTGACGAATGCAACGACGGCGGAAGCGCCGGCGGCGGCTTCGCTTGCCGGTCAGCCGGTAGAGGAACGTCTGGTGCAGTCGGAAATGGCGACGCGCCCGATGGTGACGCAGCCGGCGAGCTGGGATGCCGAAGCACGCACGATCGACGTGACGTTCACGACCGGCGCGCGCGGCGCGCGTTTCAACTGGTCGCGGTTCGAAATGATCGATGAGGAACTGGCGACCGATGACGGCGCGGTTCGGCTCGATCGGATGAACAACGGCGCGGCGGTGCTGAATACGCATCGTCAGTATGATCTGGAAAACCAGATCGGTGTCGTCGTGCCGGGCAGCGCGCGGATGGAAAACGGCGAAGGCATCGCCACGGTGCAGCTTTCCGGGCGCGAGGAACTGGCTTCGATCGTAGCCGATATCGGTGCGGGCCTGATCCGCAATATTTCGGTGGGCTATATCGTCCACACCTATGAAGTCACCGAACGCGACGGCGCCCGCGCGCTGTATCGCGCGACGGATTGGGAGCCGGTCGAGATCAGTTTCGTTCCGGTCCCCTTCGATGCGGGAGCGCAGGTGCGCAGCAACCGCGAAACCGAGCAGGGCGGACATCCCTGCACCATTCGCCGCACATTGCCGGCATCTCAGGAGAATGACGACATGACGACTGCCCCGACGCAGGCGGCCAGCGGCGACGCGGCCGTCGAAAACCGTTCCGAACAGAGCGGCGGCGCCGCAACGCAGACGGCTCCGCAGCCGCCTGCGCAGAATCCGCCCGCTCCGCCCGAACACCGCCAGCAAAGTGAGACGGTGAAGCGTTTCAGTGCCGGTGTCGCGATGCGGTTCATGGATATGGCTCGCCCGTTCGGCGAAGGCATGGAAGCGAAGGCGCGATTGCTGATCGACCAGAATGAACGCGGTGAAATCAGCGTCGAAACCGCCTGGGAACGTCTCGGCGAGGCTTCAGGCGAAGCGCAGCGCGCGGCGACCGGCGGCATTTCGACCGGCGGACGTCCGATCGCGGTTTCCGGGCAGAACGAACAGGCGACGCGCGGTCTGATCGTCGACGCCATCGTGGCGCGGTGCACCGGGGCGCAGCCGGGCGAAGGCGCGCGCGAATATATGGACTATTCGCTGCTCGACATTGCCCGTTCGCGCGCCGGGCTGTCGCCGCGCGAACGCGATGCGACGATGATCATGCGCGCGGCGAATACGTCGTCGGATTTCCCGCTGCTGCTCGAAGCGGCGGCGAACAAGCTGCTGCTGGCGCGCTATCAGCTGGCGACGCCGACCTATCGCGCGATTTCGCGGCGCAAGGATCTGACCGACTTCAAGGAAACGAAGCTGCTGCGCGTCGGCGACTTCCCGACGCTGAAGCCCTATCAGGAAGACGGGGAGATCAAGTCGGGGACGATCAACGAAGGTCGCGAAACCGTGATACTCGGTTCCTATGGCCGCATCCTGCGGCTGTCGCGGCAGGCGATCGTCAATGACGATATGGGCGCGTTCGACGAAGTGTTCGCGACGATCGGCGATGTTATCGCGCAGTTCGAGAATGCGACGTTCTTCGCGATGAAGGGGCAGAACAACGGCGCCGGGCCGAAGCTTTCGGACGGCAAGGCGGTGTTCCATGCCGATCACGGCAATCTGGCCGCCAGCGGCGGGGCGATCGACGTGACGACGGTCGGCGCCGGTCGCGCGGCGATGCGCAAGCAGGAGAATATCGACGGCAACACGATGAACGTCGCGCCGAAGTTCATGCTGGTGGGCGCCGACGAAGAAACCAACGCCGACAAGTTCCTGGCGAGCGTGACGCCGACGCAGTCGAGCGAAGTCAACCCGTTCTCGGGCAAGCTGACTCCCGTGGTCGATGCGACGGTTTCGGGCAATGCGTGGGAGCTTTACGCCGATCCGGCTCAGCTCCCGGTCTTCCACTACGGCTATCTGCGCAGCGCGCCGGGGCCGCGGGTGATGATGGAAGAGCCGTTCAACGTGGACGGCATGGCGTGGCGCGTGACGCTCGATTTCTACGCCGGCGCCACCGATTATCGCGGCGCCTATCGCAACCCCTATACCGGCTCCTGA
- a CDS encoding DUF2190 family protein, whose amino-acid sequence MKNFVQDGDAIDFVAPSGGVVSGLLYVIGGFLCVAATDAAEDETFSGWTEGVFEFTKETHATAQALDQGDPAYWDATEKRLTKTASGNVLVGAVTEDAASTATSAKVKLWPRGVAAGATIADISLAAVTGVDGTGSNAASKADVDTRMTTIQNKINAIIAAMESGGQITA is encoded by the coding sequence ATGAAGAATTTCGTTCAGGACGGGGATGCGATCGATTTCGTCGCGCCCTCGGGCGGCGTCGTTTCCGGCCTTCTCTACGTCATCGGCGGCTTTCTGTGCGTCGCAGCGACGGATGCGGCGGAAGACGAGACCTTTTCGGGGTGGACCGAAGGGGTGTTCGAATTCACCAAGGAAACGCATGCGACGGCGCAGGCGCTCGATCAGGGCGACCCGGCCTATTGGGATGCCACCGAAAAGCGGCTTACCAAGACGGCCAGCGGCAACGTGCTGGTCGGTGCGGTGACCGAGGATGCGGCATCCACCGCGACCAGCGCGAAGGTGAAGCTGTGGCCGCGCGGCGTGGCTGCCGGCGCGACGATCGCCGATATCAGCCTGGCGGCGGTGACCGGTGTCGACGGGACGGGCAGCAATGCGGCGTCGAAGGCCGATGTCGATACGCGGATGACGACGATTCAGAACAAGATCAACGCCATCATCGCGGCGATGGAGTCCGGCGGCCAGATCACGGCCTGA
- a CDS encoding head-tail joining protein translates to MIDAVFRQFGEDARWAGGDVVRVRRKVLDSMDDVAELNLISRREELRVRQSEVASPARGDVVALVDADGVATGEEWTVSGEPVLDRNRVWHMPFRVTAEAGV, encoded by the coding sequence ATGATCGATGCGGTATTCCGCCAGTTCGGGGAAGATGCGCGCTGGGCGGGCGGGGATGTGGTGCGGGTTCGGCGCAAGGTGCTGGACAGCATGGACGATGTCGCAGAGCTGAATCTGATTTCGCGTCGCGAGGAATTGCGGGTGCGGCAATCGGAGGTCGCGTCGCCCGCGCGGGGCGACGTGGTGGCGCTGGTCGATGCCGATGGCGTGGCGACCGGCGAGGAATGGACGGTGAGCGGCGAGCCGGTGCTCGATCGCAACCGGGTGTGGCACATGCCGTTTCGCGTGACGGCGGAAGCGGGGGTTTAG
- a CDS encoding DUF6441 family protein: MRTRVIPPTPRRHEKALVAALKRAHMLGMRATIKGAQEEFRDDVLAAGLGHRLAKTVRRDVYPETGSSMSPAGVVYAAPGKPGSRSAAAILGHYQRGTSITPALGNWLLIPTKEVPKRGGRGWRSPMTAQEVEAMFGRRLQWVKQPNGNYHLFLRRRRGKKVKSLLMFVAVRDVPGNKRLDFDAIWRNWGARLPGNIAAFIEYDE, translated from the coding sequence ATGCGTACCAGGGTGATCCCGCCGACGCCGCGGCGGCATGAAAAGGCGCTGGTCGCCGCGCTCAAGCGGGCGCACATGCTGGGCATGCGTGCGACGATCAAGGGCGCGCAGGAAGAATTTCGTGACGATGTGCTTGCCGCGGGGCTGGGCCATCGGCTCGCAAAGACAGTGCGGCGTGACGTGTATCCCGAGACGGGATCGAGCATGTCGCCGGCGGGCGTCGTCTATGCCGCGCCCGGCAAGCCGGGATCGCGCAGCGCGGCGGCCATATTGGGGCATTATCAGCGGGGAACCTCTATCACCCCCGCGCTGGGCAACTGGCTGCTGATTCCGACCAAGGAAGTGCCCAAACGGGGCGGGCGCGGGTGGCGATCGCCGATGACGGCGCAGGAAGTCGAAGCGATGTTCGGGCGCCGTCTGCAATGGGTGAAGCAGCCGAACGGCAATTATCACCTGTTCCTGCGGCGTCGCCGGGGAAAGAAGGTCAAGAGCCTGTTGATGTTCGTCGCGGTGCGCGACGTGCCGGGAAACAAGCGGCTGGATTTCGATGCGATCTGGCGCAATTGGGGCGCGCGCCTGCCCGGCAATATCGCCGCCTTCATCGAATACGACGAATAG
- a CDS encoding phage tail tube protein encodes MGRARGANALLVGKIESSYGVAPAETEWNQLPFVSSALSGENALIEDDSLGQGREPFDPILGPHNATGDLTVPVDVRSFGFWLKLFFGAPTTTASGYASGGWTFSDQPSTGSTITVNGVTFTFRSSGASGDEVNIGADLEATMTAVAAALNASADPDVAEATYAGTATGVTVTHDTAGLAGNDFTLAASATSNATVTGATLTGGTMSHVFTSGSYALPSAALEVAHPELAKPYHPHLGVMANTLRISHQRSGLLNAVLGMVAQQETDPSASSLATSPTQRALQRFVQARGEVQLAGETLANVVSAEFSYSNNLDVLEDVRPDGLIGGADPGMAMAGGNLVMRFADHVLFDAATAGEPVSVTRRWTKGANSLAIATPRLFLPRFKRPTEGPRGLQFTANVLAAKPSSEAMVTATLINDVASY; translated from the coding sequence ATGGGACGTGCGCGGGGTGCGAATGCGCTGCTGGTCGGCAAGATCGAGAGCAGTTACGGCGTGGCGCCCGCCGAAACCGAGTGGAATCAGCTTCCGTTCGTTTCGTCGGCGCTGAGCGGCGAAAATGCGCTGATCGAAGACGACAGCCTTGGTCAGGGGCGCGAGCCGTTCGATCCGATCCTGGGGCCGCACAATGCGACCGGCGATCTGACCGTGCCGGTGGATGTGCGCAGTTTCGGTTTCTGGCTCAAGCTGTTCTTCGGCGCGCCGACGACGACGGCGAGCGGCTATGCGAGCGGCGGGTGGACGTTTTCGGATCAGCCGTCGACGGGATCGACGATCACGGTCAACGGCGTCACCTTCACCTTCCGTTCGTCGGGCGCGAGCGGCGACGAAGTGAATATCGGCGCCGACCTGGAGGCGACGATGACGGCGGTCGCGGCCGCGCTGAACGCATCGGCCGACCCGGACGTGGCGGAAGCGACCTACGCGGGGACGGCGACGGGCGTCACCGTGACGCACGACACTGCGGGGCTGGCGGGGAATGATTTCACGCTTGCGGCGTCGGCGACCAGCAACGCCACGGTGACCGGCGCCACGCTGACCGGCGGAACGATGTCGCATGTCTTCACCAGCGGCAGCTATGCGCTGCCCTCGGCCGCGCTCGAGGTGGCGCATCCCGAGCTTGCCAAGCCCTATCATCCGCATCTGGGCGTGATGGCAAACACGCTGCGGATTTCGCATCAGCGGAGCGGGCTGCTCAACGCCGTGCTGGGCATGGTGGCGCAGCAGGAAACGGACCCGAGCGCCAGCAGCCTGGCGACGTCGCCGACGCAGCGCGCGCTGCAGCGGTTCGTGCAGGCGCGGGGCGAAGTGCAGCTCGCCGGCGAAACGCTGGCGAATGTCGTGTCCGCCGAATTCAGCTATTCGAACAATCTGGACGTGCTGGAAGATGTGCGGCCCGACGGCCTGATCGGCGGCGCGGATCCGGGCATGGCGATGGCGGGCGGCAATCTGGTGATGCGGTTCGCCGATCATGTGCTGTTCGACGCGGCGACGGCGGGCGAGCCGGTGAGCGTCACGCGGCGCTGGACGAAGGGCGCCAATTCGCTGGCGATCGCGACGCCGCGGCTGTTCCTTCCCCGGTTCAAGCGTCCGACGGAAGGGCCGCGCGGGCTGCAGTTCACCGCGAACGTGCTGGCGGCGAAGCCGAGCAGCGAAGCGATGGTGACGGCGACGCTGATCAACGATGTGGCGAGCTACTGA
- a CDS encoding DUF7697 family protein, whose amino-acid sequence MRAGFGGAYAMDFGAVLEMGRQMGADGGLLADVLPGVEAVLIAAMRADDGDQPDTPEAAQE is encoded by the coding sequence CTGCGCGCGGGTTTTGGTGGCGCCTATGCGATGGATTTCGGGGCGGTGCTTGAAATGGGGCGCCAGATGGGCGCGGACGGCGGGTTGCTGGCGGATGTGCTGCCGGGGGTCGAGGCGGTGCTGATCGCGGCGATGCGGGCGGATGATGGGGATCAGCCGGACACGCCCGAAGCGGCGCAGGAATAA
- a CDS encoding DUF6950 family protein has translation MARDVDALTAFLAERSCMPVDWTSNDCVRHAAAAVAAQFGTDPLRGVPRWRSATGAMRVLTRMGGMEAAVSARLTPIAPAMAMRGDIAGVVCPKFGLLLMVVEGMTLVGPGETGHVRAPRRAMAMAWSAEP, from the coding sequence ATGGCGCGCGATGTCGACGCCCTGACCGCCTTTCTGGCGGAGCGGAGCTGCATGCCTGTCGACTGGACGTCGAACGATTGCGTCCGCCACGCCGCTGCGGCGGTGGCGGCGCAGTTCGGCACCGATCCGCTGCGCGGCGTGCCGCGTTGGCGCAGCGCGACGGGCGCGATGCGCGTGCTGACGCGGATGGGCGGGATGGAAGCGGCGGTCAGCGCGCGGTTGACGCCGATCGCGCCCGCAATGGCGATGCGCGGCGATATCGCGGGCGTGGTGTGTCCGAAATTTGGGCTGCTGCTGATGGTGGTCGAGGGCATGACTCTGGTGGGGCCGGGTGAAACCGGCCATGTCCGCGCCCCGCGGCGCGCGATGGCGATGGCGTGGAGCGCCGAACCGTGA